The following proteins are co-located in the Paracoccaceae bacterium Fryx2 genome:
- a CDS encoding pilus assembly protein N-terminal domain-containing protein, which translates to MATLALLPTLACAEVIAAAYPEPPRFAQPVVASSPGSVSLAVDFVIVLPIGADIGTILLGNSEIADATLTDGQMIVLKGVSRGLTNLIVLDTAGKRLAEIVVQVSDRKPGTVTVRRAMLTQSYSCAVGVCDNTASSGSVLPVAPPASN; encoded by the coding sequence TTGGCCACGCTGGCGCTGTTGCCGACCCTGGCCTGCGCCGAGGTCATCGCCGCGGCCTACCCTGAACCGCCGCGATTTGCGCAGCCCGTGGTCGCGTCGAGCCCCGGCAGTGTCTCGCTTGCCGTCGATTTCGTGATCGTGCTGCCCATCGGTGCCGACATAGGCACCATCTTGCTGGGCAATTCCGAAATCGCGGATGCTACCCTGACGGACGGCCAGATGATCGTGCTGAAAGGTGTCTCCCGGGGCCTTACCAACCTGATCGTCCTCGACACGGCGGGCAAGAGGCTGGCTGAAATTGTCGTTCAGGTCAGCGATCGCAAACCGGGCACGGTGACCGTGCGCCGGGCGATGCTCACGCAATCCTATTCCTGCGCGGTCGGAGTCTGCGACAACACAGCCTCGTCCGGTTCCGTCCTTCCGGTGGCGCCGCCCGCATCGAACTGA
- a CDS encoding pilus assembly protein TadG-related protein, translated as MSIVGALILPLLLGMSGLALEYGSALLTKVETQRVADLAAVAGASAYGRNQSLSDATRAAESVAVLNGVARTRLVVTLEPLPAAPGDKAARATITTQQTLLLARVLNAQQYLDVTVAALAGTMAGKPACIQALDRAGSGVTLSGGTSVSTVDCIVASSARVTAPCGTMITTPTVNYDSASAPAQCSNNLRAPDGGAANLVKGPTPDPLAGTESVALAAARIASAAALSAPIVPVGGDMSFGWDQVATKAQATAVGCSASFSGSTWAFTCPGKTTVNLGSITLGGGLTLGFGYGGAATTVYNVSGRIENGGSAMRFAPGVYNIAKGIIVPGGTRTEFGGGSFRVGPAAGGNAVTVSGGATLILGDPLAAGGTFEIAGNVVTEGGSCLTFGAAPNHGIMGFIRGAGGIVFGAGVYEIDGYLHLGAASGGSVFCNGATVSFRASDATIILSGRGVPASGDCAGQAFCATAGYSDIRLQAPGSGPFAKLALIGPTNPAVRSGASFQSGASGGRISGTFYFPNGLLNLSGGASVSGGTGTCLQLIGASVNLAGGATAATMCIGPGAVAAGGVRLLE; from the coding sequence GTGTCGATCGTCGGCGCGCTGATCCTGCCGCTCTTGCTCGGCATGTCCGGTCTGGCCCTCGAGTATGGCAGCGCATTGCTGACCAAGGTCGAGACGCAGCGGGTGGCGGATCTTGCCGCCGTCGCCGGTGCATCGGCTTACGGCCGAAACCAGAGCCTGTCCGATGCAACCAGGGCCGCCGAAAGCGTCGCCGTCCTGAACGGTGTGGCGCGGACCAGGCTCGTGGTGACGCTGGAGCCCTTGCCAGCCGCGCCGGGTGACAAGGCGGCGCGTGCAACGATCACCACGCAGCAGACCCTGCTGCTTGCCCGGGTGCTGAACGCGCAGCAGTATCTGGATGTGACCGTCGCTGCACTGGCCGGCACGATGGCGGGCAAGCCTGCCTGCATTCAGGCCCTTGATCGCGCCGGGAGCGGCGTGACGCTCAGCGGCGGAACCTCGGTGTCGACCGTTGACTGCATCGTGGCATCCAGTGCGAGGGTAACGGCACCCTGCGGAACCATGATCACAACCCCGACGGTGAACTACGACTCGGCGTCCGCACCGGCGCAGTGCAGCAACAACCTGCGCGCACCGGATGGCGGTGCAGCAAACCTTGTGAAGGGGCCGACACCTGACCCGCTGGCAGGGACCGAGTCCGTCGCGCTCGCGGCAGCCCGGATCGCCTCGGCGGCCGCACTGTCGGCGCCAATTGTTCCCGTTGGCGGCGACATGTCTTTCGGTTGGGACCAGGTTGCGACGAAAGCGCAGGCGACGGCGGTCGGATGCAGTGCATCCTTCTCGGGCAGCACCTGGGCGTTCACCTGCCCCGGCAAGACCACGGTCAATCTCGGCAGCATCACCCTCGGCGGTGGCCTGACGCTCGGGTTCGGATACGGGGGGGCAGCCACGACCGTCTACAATGTTTCCGGCCGCATCGAGAACGGCGGTTCCGCCATGCGGTTCGCCCCCGGCGTCTACAACATCGCCAAGGGCATCATCGTGCCGGGCGGCACCAGGACCGAGTTCGGCGGCGGGAGCTTCCGGGTCGGGCCCGCCGCCGGGGGCAATGCCGTCACGGTCAGCGGCGGCGCGACCCTGATCCTCGGGGACCCGCTGGCCGCCGGAGGAACCTTCGAGATCGCCGGAAACGTCGTCACCGAGGGTGGCAGTTGCCTGACATTCGGCGCGGCCCCGAATCACGGCATAATGGGCTTCATCCGGGGGGCCGGGGGCATCGTGTTCGGGGCGGGCGTCTATGAGATCGATGGCTATCTGCATCTCGGGGCGGCCAGCGGCGGCTCTGTCTTCTGCAACGGCGCGACGGTCAGCTTCCGGGCAAGCGACGCGACCATCATCCTGTCAGGGCGGGGCGTGCCTGCCAGCGGCGATTGTGCCGGCCAGGCCTTCTGCGCCACCGCCGGTTACAGCGACATCAGGCTTCAGGCGCCCGGCAGCGGTCCGTTCGCGAAACTGGCGTTGATCGGCCCGACGAATCCCGCTGTCCGCAGCGGGGCATCCTTCCAGTCCGGCGCGTCGGGCGGCCGGATTTCCGGCACCTTCTACTTCCCGAATGGCCTGCTCAACCTGAGTGGCGGTGCCAGCGTCAGTGGTGGAACCGGCACCTGCCTGCAACTGATCGGCGCGTCGGTGAACCTTGCCGGGGGGGCGACCGCCGCCACGATGTGCATCGGACCGGGCGCCGTAGCCGCCGGTGGCGTGCGGTTGCTGGAATGA